The following is a genomic window from Actinomadura sp. WMMB 499.
CTCACCGGTGCCCGGCAGGGCCTGCGCCCGCTCGTGGCCGTGCACCCGCGCGAGCGCGTCGATCAGCTCCACGTACCAGAGGAAGTCCCCGACCACCTCGACGTCGGCCGCGTCGAACTCCGCGACCCTGCCGGACAGCGGCTCCTTGTCGAGCATCCGCGCGGCCCAGGCCCCGATGCCGTCCCACTCCTCCGGCGGGCGCGCGGCGGTGTACCCGGCGCGCTCCCTCCAGTCGCAGAGCGGAAGGTCCGCCCACGCGCGCAGCGCGCTCTCGGGCACGCGCGTGTCGAGCTGGTCGAGGGTGCGCACGATGTCCCGGACGATCACCAAGGCGAAGTCGCGGGCGCGGGCGAGGCGCTGGCGGACGTACCCGGCGAGCCGGCCGTCCGCGGGCTTTCCCACCTGGCCGTGCAGGTCCCGGACGTAGGCGCCGGGGCGGGCCGGTAGTCCCGTGAGCCCCGGCACCCTGCGCACGTTGTTCACCGTCACGTCGCCGCCCGACTCGTGCATCACCGCGTCCAGGAGCGGCGCCGACCGCGCCAGCCCCTCCCCGACACCGTGATCGGCGACCTCGACGGCGGTGCGCAGCAGCGCCGTCGCGGCGAACGCGTCGTGGAGCAGGCCGCACAGCACGATGTGCCAGTAGGAGTCGGGCGGCACCCAGCGCGCGATCTCCGCCGTGGACGCGTCCGTGCCCAGGTCGCTCCGCAGCCATCGCAGGACCTGCTCGTCCTCGAAGTGGCGGCGGCGCGCGTGCAGGTCCTCGACCCGGTCCCGGCGGGACTGCGTCGCCCGCCGCCGCGCCCGGTGCGCCTCCTCGGCCCGCCGGTCGACCAACCGGCCCCACAGGTCCAGGACGACGTCCAGCCTGCGGGGGCCCGGCAGCGGCTCCAGCACGCGCCGCAGGTCGGCGCCCAGCGCCGAGGGCGAGCCGCCGGGGATCAGCCGCTCCGGCGCGTCCAAGTCCAGCACCCGCTCGAGCTGCTCCGGGCCCAGGACGTCGCTGGCCGCCGACGCCAGGTGCAGCGCGTCCCAGCGGCCCTCTTCCGCGGCCCGCGCCGCCGCCGCGCCGACCCGCCTGGTCACCGCCGGGCCGAACAGGGCGACCATGGCCCCGGCACGGTCGCCGAGCCGGCCCGCGTCCCGCACGCCGACGGCCCGGAGCGCGGCCAGGACGGCGTCCCGCCGGTCGCCGCGCGCACCGGCCAGGCGGCCGGACCGGAACCCCGCCCCGAGATCGACGCCCGCCCCGGCCGCGGCGTCGCCGCCGTCCGCCACCAGCAGCCGCAGCGCCGCGACGGCACGCGCCACCGCGTCGTCCGGCGCGCCGTCCGGTCCGAGCGCGACGGGGGCGCCGGGCCGCACGTCCGCCTCGTCCACCCGCGCGGGACCGGACGGCCCGGGAATCCACGCGCACCGCCCCGCGGCCACCACGCCGCCCGCCAACCGGATGTTCATCCCGGCAATCATCACTCGGTCGCGGCGACCGCCCAAACGGTTTTCCGCTCGGCCCTCACTCCGAATTCGTCGCCAGGAACCGCTCCGACAGGGCCATCCATCCCGCGAACGCGAGATAACCCGTCTCGAATGCGACGAGATCGCGGTCCCAGCGGACCTCCGCCTTCCCCTTGCGCGCCAACCGCAGCAGCACGACGCCGCCGACCAGATTGAGTCCCGCCCAGACACCGTTCGTCACGGGTCCCGATTCCCGTCCGGCCAGCGGCGTCAGGTGCCGGCGACCGCTGACCGCACTGGCGAAATGCGGAGCGCTGTTGGCGACGAGAATCCCGGCGACGAACGACTGCACGCGCGATGATTTCATCCCGCGATGCTATTGGAGCGCGCACGGCATCCTGCGGCTCCGCACGACCGGGACGGGCGACCTGCACGTATTCGAGCGGCGAGCCCGTTCACGCCGCACGATCGACGCTCCTCCGCCCGCCCGATGCGCATGCCCGTCCGTCCGCCATGACGGCCACCCGGATATCCCACACCCACACCCCATGACCGATAATGACGGTAAGGTCACAGACGGTGACTTCGGGTCGACCGGCGGGCGGGAGCGAACCGATGGCAGGCGACCGAGCGGCGGGCCGCTCCGGTTTCCTCGGCGGTTCGAGGTTCTCGAAGACCCCGCCGCCGTCCGGCCCGGCCTCCCGGCCGGGATCGAGCGGCCGCTGCTGTCGCTCGTCGACGGCGACCGCCGCCCGGCGGACGTCGAACCCGTCAACGACGAGCGCGCGCCGCTCTGAACGAGGTGTCCCATGCCCACCGCACGCATCACCGAGGTCTCTTTCACCGCACCGCCCGCGGTGAAGATGGACGAGTTCGCGGCCCTGTTCGCGGACGATCCGGGCGGCGACGAAGTCGCCCGGGTCGTCCGGAACTCGGCGATCGACACCAAGGGGATGGCGGTCGACCCGCTGGTGGAGGACCCGCGCCGGTGGGGCACCCGCGCCCGCATGGAGCGCGGCCTCGTGGAGGCGCGGGCGCTGGGCGGGGAGGCGATCGCCTCCGCGCTCGACCGCGCCGGTCTGGCATCACGCGAGGTGGGGCTGCTCGCCACGTCCACCACCACGACGCACTCCGCCCCCGGTCTCGACGGCCTGCTGCGCGAGCTCGGCCTGGCCCGCGACGCCCAGGCCCTGTCCCTCGGCCCCATGGGCTGCTACGCGGCGCTCCCGTCCGTGGCCGCGTGCCGCGACTGGGTGGAGGTGCACGGGAGACCGGCCGTCCTGCTTCTGACGGACCTCTTCTCCCCGCATCTGCAACCGCCCCCGTACGACCGGGAGCAGGCGGTCGTGCTCACCCTGTTCGGCGACGGCGCGGCCGCCGTGGTGCTCCAGCCCGGCGAGGCGGGCCTGCCCGGCCTGGACGTCGTCGACACCGAGACGCTCACCGCCGCCGAGCACGCGAGCGACCTGCAGGTCCACGTGGGGGACCACGGGTTGAGCATCCGGCTGGCGCCGACCATGCCGGACGTGGTCGCCGCCGCCGTCCCCGGCCCCGTGGACGCCCTCCTCGCCCGCAACGGCCTGCGGCGGGAGGACATCGCGTGGTGGGCGCTCCATCCGGGCGGCCGCCGCATCATCGACCGCGTGGAAGAGGTGCTGGACCTCCCCGCCCGCTCGGTCGCGGAGTCCCGCGCCGTGATGCGCGCCCACGGCAACACCGCCGGGCCCGCGGTCATGGCGGTGCTCGAACGCCTGTGGCGGGCGGCGCCGCCGGGGCGCGGCGAGCACGCCGTGGCCATCGCCTGCGGCCCCGGCGCCACCCTGTGGGCCGCGCTCCTGCGCGGCCCGGAAGGAAGCTCGTCTTGATCCAGATCATCGGCGCCGGCTGCGGGCGCACCGGCACCCTCTCCCTCAAGGCCGCCCTCGAACGGCTCGGGTTCGGTCCGTGCCACCACATGCTGGGCATGCTCGACAGACCCGCCGAGATCGACGGCTGGCACCGTGCGGCGGTCACCGGCGTCACGAACTGGGACGAGCTGTACCGCGGCTACCGGGCCACCGTCGACTGGCCGGGGGCACGGTACTGGCGCGAACTGGCCGTCCGCTTCCCCGCGGCCAAGGTGATCCTCACCGAGCGCGACCCCGCGCGCTGGTACGAGAGCGCGCTCGGCAGCATCTACCGCGCCGCGATGGCCCCCGACGACGGCTCCGACCCGCTCCTCGCCCGGATGCGGCGGATGTCGCGGGCCGTCGTCTGGGACGGCGTCTTCGGCGGCCGCTTCGAGGACGCCGATCACGCGATGCGGACGTTCGCCGACCACAACCGGGCCGTCCGCCGCGAGATCCCGGCCGACCGCCTGCTCGTCTTCGAGGTCGCCCGCGGATGGGAGCCCCTGTGCGACTTCCTGGGCGTGCCCGTCCCGTCCGAGCCGTTCCCCCATGAGAACGACCGGGCCGGGTTCGCCGCCAGGCTCGCGGGCCGGACCGATCCGCGAGAGGGCGGCTGACGTCCTCACTCCCTCGGTCGAATTCTTTAGCGAACCGGCCGTAGCGCGCGAAAAATGAACGTAGATCAAACGTACGGTCCGCTCCATTCTTCCGGTCGGGACGGTGCCACGCCCGCGCATTTCTCCATGCCCCCGGCCGTGCGACTCGAAGGGCAGTGGCGAGGGCCGCCCACCCGGCCCGTCCAGAGGATCACCACGTGCCGACCGGCCGGCCGGAACCTGCTGTGGCCTGCTCGCACGCCCGCGACCGAACCCGGCGCGCCGTGCAACGTTCTCCATCAACAGCGGGCAACAATCCGATATCGACCTACCGTCTCCGGGTATCCGCCCGCACCATCCGCCGGCCGCGCCCACCTGTAGCTTCAGCCAAAGAATTCCGCCCGGGACGGCCCCGGCGACCCTGGTTCGCGCAGCTCAGAGGCAGGTTTCTCATAACGTGATCTAACTCGGGGACTGTCGATGTGACATACGGGGTAGTTCCCGGCAAACCACCGGTGCCATCATCATGCACTGCCCAATAACCCCGGAGGAAAGGTCCACCCATGGCGGAAACCGCGAACGGCGGTACCGAATCCCGAGGCGATCCGAACGGCGCCGTCCCCCCTCGGGGCGGGCCACTCGCCGGGGTGGTCCGCAAGCTCGGCCTGCAGACCGACCCCTACATCTTCTTCATCTCGGCCGGGCTGATGGTCCTGTTCCTGGTCATGGTGCTGCTGTTGCCCAGCCAGACCAACGACGTCTTCACCTCGGGGCGGGACTGGATCGTCACCAACCTCGGCTGGTTCTTCATCCTCGGCGTGACCGCCTGGTTGATCTTCCTGGCCTGGGTCGCGCTCAGCCGCTACGGCAACCTCCGGCTCGGCGGTGACGACAGCCGACCCGCGTACGGGAACCTGTCGTGGTTCGCGATGCTCTTCGCCGGCGGTATCGGCACCGTCCTGATGTTCTGGGGCGTCGCCGAGCCGATCTCGCACTTCGCCAATCCGCCGATGGCCGACGTGCAGCCGCACTCGGTCGAGGCGTCCAAAGAGGCGATGAACTTCTCGCTCTACCACCTGAGCCTGCACACCTGGACGATCTTCACCCTGCCCGGGCTCGCGTTCGGATTCTTCATCTACCGGTACAACCTGCCGCTGCGGGTCAGCTCGGTGTTCTACCCGTTCCTGAAGGAGCGGATCCACGGGCCCATCGGCCGGGCGATCGACATCTTCGCCGTCCTCGGCACCCTGTTCGGGCTGGCGGTCTCGCTGGGCCTCGGCACCTCGCAGATCGCGGCGGGCCTGGAGGTGCTCACGCCCCTCGAGAACGGCGTCGGAACCCGGGTGCTGGTCATCACGGTGCTCACCGTCGTCGCCGTGGGCTCCATCGTGGTCGGCCTGGACAAGGGCGTGAAGCGCCTGTCGAACCTCAACATCCTCATGGCCGTCGGCCTCATGCTGTTCGTGCTCTTCTTCGGCGAGACGGTGTTCCTGTTCCGGCAGATCTTCGAGAGCACCGGCCGGTATCTGGAGAGCATCGTCGGGCTGTCGCTGTGGAACGATTCGATGGCCGGCTACACCAAGGACGGCGGCTGGGGCTGGCAGGGCGGCTGGACCGTCTTCTACTGGGCCTGGACCGTCACCTGGGCGCCGTTCATGGGCGTGTTCCTGGCGCGCATCTCCAAGGGCCGCACCATCCGCCAGTTCGTCGGGGGCGTCCTGCTCGCCCCGTCGATCTTCACCGTGGTGTGGTTCGCCATCTTCGGCTGGTCGGCCATGCGGCTCGACGGCATCGGCGGCACCGGCGGCGACCTGACCAGGGAGGTCGTCGATGAGGGGCAGGTCCCCCTGGCGATGTTCGAGTTCTTCTCGAACTTCCCGGCGGAGACCCTGATCCAGGGCATCGCGGTCGTGGTCGTGGCGCTGTTCTTCGCGACGTCCTCCGACTCCGCGTCGCTGGTCGTGGACATGCTGTGCTCCGGTGATGAGAGCGGCGGCCCGGTCCGCCAGCGGGTGTTCTGGGGCGTCGCCGAGGGCTCTCTCGCCGCCTCGCTGATCGTGCTCGGCGGAGACCAGGCGCTGGAGGCCCTGCAACAGGTCATCACGGTCGTCGGGCTGCCGATCTTCATCCTGGCGTGCCTCATGGTGTTCTGCCTCATCAAGGGGCTGAGAGAGGAGTCGCACACGCTGTACGCCGCGCAGTTCAGGGAGATGGAACGGCACGCGCGGAAGGCGGAGCGGGATCCGGAGCCGCCCCCCGAGGAGGTCGTCGGCGGCGCCGTGCAGAAGAGCTGACCGCCGGCCCGGGGCCGGTCGCGCGACGCCCGTCGCGCGACCGGCCCCGCCGCGTTCAGCGGGCGAGGAGGTCGCGGAGGGTCTTCGCCACCTCGGCGGGGGCCTCCTCGGCCATGAAGTGGCCCCACGGGACCGTCGCGTGGACGAGGTCGGGCGCCCAGGGGCGCCAGAGGGCCTCGGCGTCGTAGCCGAGTGCGGCGCCCCAGTCCTGCTGGAGCACGGCGACGGGCATCGCGAGGCGGGTGCCGGCGTCGCGGTCGGCCCGGTCG
Proteins encoded in this region:
- a CDS encoding type III polyketide synthase; amino-acid sequence: MPTARITEVSFTAPPAVKMDEFAALFADDPGGDEVARVVRNSAIDTKGMAVDPLVEDPRRWGTRARMERGLVEARALGGEAIASALDRAGLASREVGLLATSTTTTHSAPGLDGLLRELGLARDAQALSLGPMGCYAALPSVAACRDWVEVHGRPAVLLLTDLFSPHLQPPPYDREQAVVLTLFGDGAAAVVLQPGEAGLPGLDVVDTETLTAAEHASDLQVHVGDHGLSIRLAPTMPDVVAAAVPGPVDALLARNGLRREDIAWWALHPGGRRIIDRVEEVLDLPARSVAESRAVMRAHGNTAGPAVMAVLERLWRAAPPGRGEHAVAIACGPGATLWAALLRGPEGSSS
- a CDS encoding sulfotransferase family protein, which codes for MIQIIGAGCGRTGTLSLKAALERLGFGPCHHMLGMLDRPAEIDGWHRAAVTGVTNWDELYRGYRATVDWPGARYWRELAVRFPAAKVILTERDPARWYESALGSIYRAAMAPDDGSDPLLARMRRMSRAVVWDGVFGGRFEDADHAMRTFADHNRAVRREIPADRLLVFEVARGWEPLCDFLGVPVPSEPFPHENDRAGFAARLAGRTDPREGG
- a CDS encoding BCCT family transporter, translated to MAETANGGTESRGDPNGAVPPRGGPLAGVVRKLGLQTDPYIFFISAGLMVLFLVMVLLLPSQTNDVFTSGRDWIVTNLGWFFILGVTAWLIFLAWVALSRYGNLRLGGDDSRPAYGNLSWFAMLFAGGIGTVLMFWGVAEPISHFANPPMADVQPHSVEASKEAMNFSLYHLSLHTWTIFTLPGLAFGFFIYRYNLPLRVSSVFYPFLKERIHGPIGRAIDIFAVLGTLFGLAVSLGLGTSQIAAGLEVLTPLENGVGTRVLVITVLTVVAVGSIVVGLDKGVKRLSNLNILMAVGLMLFVLFFGETVFLFRQIFESTGRYLESIVGLSLWNDSMAGYTKDGGWGWQGGWTVFYWAWTVTWAPFMGVFLARISKGRTIRQFVGGVLLAPSIFTVVWFAIFGWSAMRLDGIGGTGGDLTREVVDEGQVPLAMFEFFSNFPAETLIQGIAVVVVALFFATSSDSASLVVDMLCSGDESGGPVRQRVFWGVAEGSLAASLIVLGGDQALEALQQVITVVGLPIFILACLMVFCLIKGLREESHTLYAAQFREMERHARKAERDPEPPPEEVVGGAVQKS